One genomic segment of Gemmatimonadota bacterium includes these proteins:
- a CDS encoding DegT/DnrJ/EryC1/StrS family aminotransferase, whose product MSEVAVRRRASIPQCDPGASYRAHRAEIDGAVARVLESGWYILGAEVEAFEREFAAYAGVRHAIGVASGTDALEIALRVCGVKAGDVVLTVSHTAVATVAAIGRCGAVPFLLDVEAGRQTLDAGRLASVLAGRGVPAELRRRFRAVVPVHLYGQPADMPGIMELARQHGLAVVEDCAQAHGAALDGRCVGAWGSAGAFSFYPTKNLGAFGDGGLIVTDDAQLAERVRLLRQYGWRERYISRVVGVNSRLDEVQAAVLRVKLSHLNRENEVRQALAAEYAQELSSTSLLLPHPTAGARHAYHQYVVRTPARDALQAYLERRGVGTAIHYPVPVHRQPAYRGRVALGDSLATTEQLAAQILSLPFYAQLGSEAVATVAGHIRDWEERGRPAA is encoded by the coding sequence ATGTCTGAGGTTGCAGTGCGGCGGCGCGCTTCCATCCCGCAATGCGACCCGGGTGCATCCTACCGTGCCCACAGGGCGGAGATCGATGGCGCGGTGGCGCGGGTGCTGGAAAGCGGCTGGTACATCCTGGGCGCGGAGGTGGAAGCGTTCGAGCGGGAATTCGCGGCCTACGCGGGTGTCAGGCACGCCATCGGGGTGGCGAGCGGGACGGACGCGCTCGAGATCGCGCTGCGGGTGTGCGGAGTCAAGGCAGGCGATGTCGTCCTCACAGTGTCGCATACAGCCGTGGCCACGGTGGCGGCGATCGGGCGGTGCGGTGCCGTGCCGTTCCTGCTGGATGTGGAGGCCGGGCGTCAGACTCTGGATGCGGGCCGGCTGGCGAGCGTGCTGGCGGGGCGGGGGGTGCCTGCGGAGCTTCGGCGCCGGTTTCGGGCCGTAGTACCGGTGCACCTGTACGGTCAGCCGGCGGACATGCCTGGCATCATGGAGCTCGCTCGCCAGCACGGGCTGGCGGTGGTGGAGGACTGCGCTCAGGCGCACGGGGCGGCGTTGGACGGGCGGTGTGTGGGGGCGTGGGGGAGTGCTGGGGCCTTCAGTTTTTACCCCACCAAGAACCTGGGCGCCTTCGGGGACGGGGGGCTCATCGTGACCGACGATGCGCAACTGGCGGAGCGGGTCCGGCTGCTCCGGCAATACGGGTGGAGGGAGCGGTATATCAGCCGGGTAGTGGGCGTGAACAGTCGACTGGACGAGGTGCAGGCGGCGGTGCTGAGGGTCAAGCTGAGCCACCTGAACCGGGAGAACGAGGTCAGGCAGGCGCTGGCCGCGGAGTATGCCCAGGAGCTAAGTAGCACCTCACTGCTGCTGCCCCACCCGACAGCCGGGGCCAGGCATGCTTACCACCAGTATGTGGTCCGCACGCCCGCACGGGACGCGCTGCAAGCCTACCTGGAGCGGCGCGGAGTGGGGACGGCCATCCACTATCCGGTGCCCGTGCACCGGCAGCCGGCGTACCGGGGCCGCGTGGCTCTCGGGGATTCGCTGGCCACGACGGAACAATTAGCCGCGCAGATCCTGAGCCTGCCCTTCTACGCGCAGCTCGGCTCGGAGGCTGTGGCGACAGTGGCCGGGCATATCCGCGACTGGGAAGAGCGCGGGCGCCCCGCGGCGTAG
- a CDS encoding NAD-dependent epimerase/dehydratase family protein gives MGQAAPGLGRGAVVESGLAGASVVITGGLGFIGSALARRLVELGARVLLVDSLIPEYGGNLFNIRGIEDRVQVNISDVRDPHSLRYLVHGRDYLFNLAGQTSHLDSMVDPYTDLEINCRAQLTILETCRHHGPAIKIVFASTRQVYGRPESLPVDEEHPLRPVDVNGINKMAGEWYHILYHRVYGLRACALRLTNTYGPRMRVKDARQTFLGYWVRLLLEGQPFEVWEGAQLRDFTYVDDVVDALLRAAVTPAADGAVLNLGGDRVVSLQELAERLVAIHGRGEYRLCSFPPERKRIDIGDYYASYGRAERVLGWRPAVALEEGLGRTLAFYREHLKEYV, from the coding sequence ATGGGCCAGGCAGCTCCTGGCCTAGGTCGAGGCGCAGTGGTGGAGTCCGGGCTTGCCGGCGCGTCCGTTGTGATCACGGGCGGGCTCGGTTTCATCGGTTCGGCGCTGGCGCGCCGGCTGGTGGAGCTGGGCGCGCGCGTGCTGCTGGTGGACAGCTTGATCCCCGAGTACGGCGGCAACCTGTTCAACATCCGCGGGATCGAGGACAGGGTCCAGGTCAATATCTCGGATGTCAGGGATCCGCATAGCTTGCGCTATCTGGTGCATGGGCGGGATTACCTTTTCAACCTGGCGGGGCAGACGAGCCATCTGGACTCGATGGTCGATCCGTATACCGACCTGGAGATCAATTGTCGGGCGCAGCTCACGATCCTCGAGACCTGCCGCCACCATGGTCCTGCCATCAAGATCGTCTTTGCCAGCACGCGCCAGGTCTACGGCCGGCCGGAGTCACTCCCGGTCGACGAGGAGCACCCACTGCGGCCCGTGGACGTGAACGGGATCAACAAGATGGCTGGGGAGTGGTACCACATCCTCTACCACAGGGTGTACGGCTTGCGCGCGTGCGCCTTGCGCCTGACCAACACTTATGGACCACGCATGAGGGTCAAGGACGCGCGGCAGACGTTCCTGGGCTACTGGGTCCGGCTGCTGCTTGAGGGGCAGCCGTTCGAGGTTTGGGAGGGCGCGCAGCTAAGGGACTTCACCTACGTGGATGACGTTGTGGATGCTCTGCTGCGTGCGGCCGTCACACCGGCGGCTGATGGCGCCGTGCTTAACCTCGGGGGCGACCGCGTGGTGAGCCTGCAGGAGCTGGCGGAGCGGCTGGTGGCGATCCACGGCCGGGGCGAATACCGCTTGTGCAGCTTCCCCCCGGAGCGGAAGCGTATCGACATCGGGGATTATTACGCGTCCTACGGGCGAGCGGAACGGGTCCTGGGATGGCGGCCGGCGGTCGCCCTGGAGGAAGGGTTGGGCCGCACGCTGGCCTTCTACCGCGAGCACCTGAAGGAGTATGTCTGA
- a CDS encoding glycosyltransferase, whose amino-acid sequence MPSVSIIIPTRDRPGSLRRCLDSLCRQSAAGSMFEILVVDDGSGAATRRVVEEMRGWRGQQLRYLNQPERGANAARNRGVGEAQGEVVVLVDDDVVAPPDWLRLLLEGLQARSCDAVTGPVRLRLHGSSPVRHEGELAAYLTGVAEPATAWPVGGGVVPVSCNMAVWRRVFDRALFDVSVSPPVEEVDWSLRAGATVAFLPAAWLWHEKGREALRVPALLRLAARRGQERGWWLRARQALPLGQRLRLAGRALLTTGRSFGHAVRQRCWGGALTAVGELSCGLALLGLLDQRRV is encoded by the coding sequence TTGCCTTCGGTTTCGATCATTATCCCCACCCGTGACCGCCCAGGGAGTCTACGGCGCTGCCTCGATTCACTATGCCGGCAGAGCGCGGCTGGCTCGATGTTCGAGATTCTGGTGGTGGACGACGGATCGGGGGCGGCGACGCGCAGGGTGGTAGAGGAAATGCGCGGCTGGCGCGGCCAGCAACTGCGCTACCTGAACCAGCCTGAACGGGGCGCCAACGCGGCGCGCAACCGTGGAGTCGGCGAGGCGCAGGGGGAAGTGGTTGTGCTGGTGGACGACGACGTGGTCGCGCCGCCCGACTGGCTGCGGCTGCTGCTCGAAGGGCTGCAGGCCAGGAGCTGTGACGCAGTGACGGGCCCCGTCCGGCTGCGGCTGCACGGGTCCAGCCCGGTGCGGCATGAGGGTGAGCTGGCGGCGTATCTCACGGGTGTGGCCGAGCCGGCGACCGCCTGGCCAGTGGGTGGGGGCGTAGTGCCGGTCTCATGCAACATGGCCGTGTGGCGGCGCGTCTTTGACCGGGCGCTTTTCGACGTCTCGGTCAGTCCGCCGGTTGAGGAGGTCGATTGGTCGTTGCGGGCGGGGGCCACGGTGGCGTTCCTGCCGGCAGCGTGGTTGTGGCACGAGAAGGGGCGGGAAGCGCTACGCGTGCCGGCGCTGCTCCGGCTGGCTGCGCGCCGGGGGCAGGAGCGCGGCTGGTGGCTGCGGGCGCGACAGGCGCTGCCTCTGGGCCAGCGGCTCCGCCTGGCGGGGCGAGCCTTGCTCACCACGGGGCGCTCCTTCGGGCATGCCGTGCGGCAGCGCTGCTGGGGCGGCGCGCTGACCGCGGTGGGCGAGCTGAGCTGCGGCCTGGCCCTGCTCGGCCTGCTGGACCAGCGGCGGGTGTAG
- a CDS encoding glycosyl transferase gives MRHFCTYFDRNYLVRGLTLYRSLERWAGPFTLWVLCFDEATYQTLRRLGLACLRPVTLEAFEDNELRAVKPTRSRVEYFFTCTPSWPRYLLQRFPEIELLTYLDSDVFFFSDPEPIYRELGAGSVLIAGHRFPPFLRHLEETTGVYNVSLMAFRNDVPGRGCLTWWRERCLEWCFDRAEAGRYADQKYLDDWPTRFPGVKVLRHKGAGLAPWNWMNYEIAADGERITVDGEPLVVYHFHHLKVLNRWLYDPCLSYYQVMPPPLRRLLYAPYVRALRATRAWLRRAGLSAQLAGPNERLGDYSWRTGVKSVLGRSVLVAVGPFVL, from the coding sequence ATGCGTCACTTCTGCACCTATTTCGACCGCAACTACCTGGTGCGGGGGTTGACGCTGTACCGTTCGCTGGAGCGGTGGGCTGGCCCGTTCACGCTCTGGGTGCTGTGCTTCGACGAGGCCACGTACCAGACACTGCGGCGGCTGGGGCTCGCCTGTCTCCGGCCCGTCACGCTGGAGGCATTTGAGGACAACGAGCTGCGCGCGGTGAAGCCGACCCGCTCGCGGGTCGAATACTTCTTCACCTGCACACCGTCGTGGCCCCGCTACCTGCTCCAGCGATTTCCCGAAATCGAGCTGCTCACCTACCTCGACTCGGACGTCTTCTTCTTTAGTGATCCGGAGCCGATCTACCGGGAGCTGGGGGCGGGCTCCGTGCTGATCGCAGGCCATCGCTTTCCCCCGTTTCTGCGACACCTGGAGGAGACCACGGGCGTCTACAACGTGAGCCTGATGGCCTTCCGAAACGACGTGCCTGGGAGGGGCTGCCTCACCTGGTGGCGGGAGCGGTGCCTGGAGTGGTGCTTTGACCGTGCAGAGGCGGGCCGCTACGCGGACCAGAAATATCTGGACGACTGGCCCACGCGCTTCCCCGGCGTGAAGGTGTTGCGGCACAAGGGTGCGGGGCTCGCGCCCTGGAACTGGATGAACTACGAGATCGCAGCCGATGGCGAGCGGATCACGGTAGATGGCGAGCCGCTCGTGGTCTACCACTTCCATCATTTGAAGGTGCTCAACCGCTGGCTGTACGACCCGTGCTTGAGCTATTACCAGGTCATGCCGCCGCCACTGCGCCGCCTGCTTTACGCGCCGTACGTGCGGGCGTTACGCGCGACGCGAGCCTGGCTGCGGCGGGCCGGTCTGTCAGCGCAGCTCGCCGGGCCGAACGAGCGGTTGGGCGACTATTCCTGGCGCACGGGCGTGAAGAGCGTGTTGGGCCGGAGCGTGCTGGTCGCGGTCGGCCCCTTTGTGCTCTGA